One genomic segment of Campylobacter sp. includes these proteins:
- a CDS encoding M48 family metallopeptidase translates to MAEQKVSLNLLGLPISLRFKRMKYARIRINKECEISVSVPHSYTAAQAKDFILKHKSWIRQTLERLRSKLLASDQVRILGKIYKLKFSREVELGTNCGASKNLNDGVVRSCMNWANGDASSGAGGVNSAHLQSGADISGSGGDVSGSANNATGGMNDGADGDMGGEILKFHSGERTSQSSAAGEDLKFDLPDDAAQGLAQQSAMRQSSGFIDTAAQNVFEQSCGEIFKFHSDGCAPQSDDAGKFNSAASGEILKFNPAAGDEISKFKPVAGEEILKFKPAVSGEISNFSFDTSEEIPLMSEKISKSASENVPQNVAQSAQAAERDEPDFTIKNFIRSSKFKDKIFMSRGVIFCESEGEFAAFKKAFALELYLRYIAKFSPRIGRKIARVRVRKMQTRWGSCNHAKGYLNFSLSLIERDPRFVEYVVLHELAHLIHANHGADFYALIAQIMPDFRARIKLGKG, encoded by the coding sequence ATGGCAGAGCAAAAAGTTAGTCTAAATTTGCTAGGCTTGCCGATCAGTCTGCGTTTTAAGCGGATGAAATACGCGCGCATCCGCATCAATAAAGAGTGCGAGATCAGCGTCAGCGTGCCGCACTCCTATACCGCGGCGCAGGCGAAAGACTTCATCCTAAAGCACAAAAGCTGGATCCGCCAAACGCTAGAGCGGCTGCGAAGCAAACTCTTAGCAAGCGATCAGGTTAGAATTTTAGGCAAAATTTACAAGCTGAAATTTAGCCGCGAGGTCGAGCTCGGTACAAACTGCGGCGCGAGTAAAAATTTAAACGATGGCGTCGTGCGGAGCTGCATGAACTGGGCGAATGGCGATGCGAGTAGCGGCGCAGGCGGCGTAAATTCAGCCCATTTACAAAGCGGCGCGGACATAAGCGGTAGCGGCGGCGATGTGAGCGGCAGCGCAAACAATGCCACGGGCGGCATGAATGACGGTGCGGACGGCGATATGGGAGGTGAAATTTTAAAATTTCACTCGGGCGAACGCACTTCGCAAAGTAGTGCGGCGGGCGAGGATTTGAAATTTGACCTACCGGACGATGCTGCGCAAGGGCTCGCACAGCAAAGCGCAATGCGACAAAGCAGCGGGTTTATAGATACGGCGGCTCAAAATGTTTTCGAGCAATCCTGCGGCGAGATTTTTAAATTTCACTCGGACGGGTGCGCTCCACAAAGCGACGACGCAGGTAAATTTAACTCCGCCGCAAGCGGTGAAATTTTAAAATTTAACCCTGCCGCAGGGGATGAAATTTCAAAATTTAAACCTGTCGCGGGCGAAGAAATTTTAAAATTTAAACCCGCTGTGAGCGGAGAAATTTCAAATTTTAGTTTTGATACGAGTGAGGAAATTCCGCTCATGAGCGAAAAAATTTCAAAATCCGCGAGCGAAAACGTGCCGCAAAATGTAGCGCAAAGCGCGCAAGCGGCGGAGCGCGACGAGCCCGATTTTACGATCAAAAATTTTATCCGAAGCTCTAAATTTAAAGATAAAATTTTTATGTCACGAGGCGTGATCTTTTGCGAGAGCGAGGGCGAGTTTGCGGCGTTTAAAAAGGCCTTTGCGCTTGAGCTTTATCTGCGCTATATCGCGAAATTTTCGCCGCGGATAGGTCGCAAAATCGCGCGGGTACGGGTGCGCAAAATGCAGACGCGCTGGGGCAGCTGCAACCACGCTAAGGGCTATCTCAACTTCTCGCTAAGCCTGATAGAGCGGGATCCGCGCTTCGTCGAATACGTCGTGCTGCACGAGCTCGCGCACCTCATCCACGCAAATCACGGAGCGGATTTTTACGCGCTCATCGCACAGATCATGCCCGATTTTAGGGCACGTATCAAGCTAGGCAAGGGCTAG
- a CDS encoding uracil-DNA glycosylase family protein, with protein MQSSQLRRLLYYKAFGYRYVGAEILSGGARFFKALDALKSATAECNLCELAKTRTSSSEQNFKNLKTIKNFKTPTSIKLMIVALAPGVSEGFGGGLEAEIEAALDQICAPEEIYFSFLIRCAVPQNRRISSEIILKCAPYLTDEIKILKPKVVLCLGELCCKIVLRNGDLAGMDALHGSVFNEGGISFVPSFDPAFIAQNPSKAELFKEDLQKIKELL; from the coding sequence GTGCAAAGCTCGCAACTACGCAGACTGCTTTATTACAAAGCGTTCGGCTACCGCTACGTAGGCGCCGAAATTTTAAGCGGCGGCGCACGATTTTTTAAGGCGCTGGACGCGCTAAAATCCGCTACCGCCGAGTGCAATCTCTGCGAGCTTGCCAAAACGCGCACGAGCTCTAGCGAGCAAAATTTTAAAAATTTAAAAACTATCAAAAATTTCAAAACTCCTACGAGCATAAAACTTATGATCGTAGCTCTAGCGCCGGGCGTTAGCGAGGGTTTTGGCGGCGGTTTGGAGGCTGAGATTGAAGCGGCGCTGGATCAAATTTGCGCACCGGAAGAAATTTATTTTAGCTTTCTGATAAGGTGCGCGGTGCCGCAAAATAGGCGCATAAGCTCGGAAATAATTTTAAAATGCGCGCCGTATCTGACTGATGAAATCAAAATTTTAAAACCCAAAGTCGTGCTCTGCCTAGGGGAGCTCTGCTGTAAAATCGTGCTGCGAAACGGCGATCTGGCGGGCATGGACGCGCTGCACGGCTCGGTCTTTAACGAGGGCGGCATCAGTTTCGTGCCGAGCTTCGATCCTGCATTCATCGCGCAAAATCCGAGCAAGGCGGAGCTTTTCAAAGAGGATCTGCAAAAGATAAAAGAGCTGTTATGA
- a CDS encoding amidohydrolase family protein — MQTLDFHVHLLSKEVRFDRPYDRLALRLFGRRFGIDVSRAIKEPYEAYVDALLGGLRASKYVKKAVLFGVDAKFSDTGELIHRDKTVCADNDSVFEIYQKNPDLIVPFFSINPKRADALDEIDRCFELGFKGAKFLQNYWDLDTRLPRYVPYFEKLAKFGLPLVIHVGNESSVPSTRRCEALEMIYAPLELGVTTVCAHMAINYEYSHIFRALSRRPRNFGHDYFALLALLRTHKNLYADVSALMTPVRAKALPHLASQTDVHSRLLYASDFPVPYSAIYNTYDLRLSQRIALHKEPNPFDRNARGLLAYFGEESELWSNYKKILPFA; from the coding sequence ATGCAAACGCTTGATTTTCACGTCCATCTGCTAAGCAAGGAGGTGCGCTTCGACCGCCCTTACGACAGGCTTGCGCTGCGCCTTTTCGGCAGGCGCTTCGGCATAGACGTATCGCGCGCGATCAAAGAGCCATACGAGGCCTATGTGGACGCTCTGCTCGGCGGGCTTAGAGCTTCGAAATACGTTAAAAAGGCGGTACTTTTCGGCGTGGATGCTAAATTTAGCGACACGGGCGAGCTAATCCATCGCGATAAGACCGTCTGCGCGGACAACGACAGCGTGTTCGAAATTTATCAAAAAAACCCTGATCTCATCGTGCCGTTTTTTAGCATCAATCCGAAGCGAGCGGACGCGCTAGATGAGATCGATCGCTGCTTTGAGCTCGGATTTAAGGGGGCGAAATTTTTACAAAACTATTGGGATCTGGATACGAGGCTGCCTCGCTACGTGCCGTATTTTGAAAAGCTCGCCAAGTTCGGCTTGCCGCTGGTGATCCACGTCGGCAACGAAAGCTCGGTGCCCAGCACTCGCCGCTGCGAGGCGTTGGAGATGATCTACGCGCCGCTTGAGCTGGGCGTTACGACGGTGTGCGCGCACATGGCGATTAACTACGAATATTCGCATATTTTTCGTGCGCTCTCGCGCCGCCCGCGAAATTTCGGACACGATTATTTTGCGCTTCTAGCGCTTCTGCGCACGCACAAAAACCTCTACGCCGACGTTTCCGCGCTTATGACGCCGGTGCGCGCCAAGGCTCTGCCGCATCTGGCGAGCCAAACGGACGTGCACTCGCGCCTGCTTTACGCTTCTGACTTTCCAGTGCCCTATTCTGCGATATACAACACCTACGATCTGCGCCTGTCGCAGCGTATCGCACTGCATAAAGAGCCCAACCCTTTCGATCGCAACGCGCGCGGACTGCTCGCGTATTTCGGCGAGGAGAGCGAGCTGTGGAGCAATTATAAAAAAATTCTGCCCTTTGCGTAG
- a CDS encoding MATE family efflux transporter, with translation MKEISLLRLSLAIYIDMFLHLVTTFINTYMISRVDVSLVGALGAGNEIFLLFVTVFGFLAVGCSVLVAQALGAKNKVLAMRAIHTSIAFNALVGLCSGVFVFSCAPFLLHALQVPAELLSESAIYLKVISIVFAIDAVAIVLSAIVRVYGYANFIIAVSVVMNLVTLAGNYVVLFRPFGLPYYGLEGIGVSTIAGRMIGVFLFFLIITKVLKIKFYLTMFLKIKLATLRKILSVGLPSAGENMLWIVQYLVAFAFVASMGEASLTVQTIYFQISSFIFFGGSAISMANEVIVGRLVGAAKPQEAYRHTFTALRFGLGATALFVAIVFLAREQIMELLSLNEAHKQVMRPLFYLTLGLEFGRTLNIVFVNALRASGDARFPFAMGVIFMWGVSIPVGWLLGIHLGYGILGVWIGFFCDEWLRGSANTARWISKKWQSKKLV, from the coding sequence ATGAAAGAAATCTCGCTACTAAGGCTCTCGCTCGCAATCTACATCGATATGTTTTTGCACCTCGTGACCACGTTTATCAACACCTACATGATCTCGCGCGTGGACGTCTCGCTAGTAGGCGCGCTTGGGGCGGGCAACGAGATATTTTTGCTCTTCGTCACCGTTTTCGGTTTTCTGGCCGTGGGCTGCTCGGTTCTCGTAGCGCAGGCGCTCGGGGCGAAAAACAAAGTCCTAGCCATGCGCGCGATCCACACGAGCATCGCGTTCAACGCGCTTGTTGGGCTTTGTAGCGGCGTTTTCGTCTTTAGCTGCGCGCCGTTTTTGCTGCACGCGCTGCAGGTGCCCGCCGAGCTTTTGAGCGAAAGCGCGATCTATCTTAAGGTTATCAGCATCGTCTTTGCAATAGACGCCGTCGCGATCGTGCTTAGCGCCATCGTGCGCGTTTACGGATACGCAAATTTCATCATCGCGGTCTCCGTGGTGATGAATCTAGTAACTCTCGCGGGCAACTACGTCGTGCTATTTAGGCCGTTCGGACTGCCGTACTACGGGCTTGAGGGCATCGGCGTGAGCACGATCGCGGGGCGCATGATCGGCGTATTTTTATTCTTTCTCATCATTACGAAGGTGCTAAAAATAAAATTTTACCTCACGATGTTTTTAAAGATCAAGCTCGCCACGCTGCGTAAAATTCTATCCGTAGGGCTTCCTAGCGCTGGCGAAAACATGCTGTGGATCGTGCAGTATCTAGTCGCCTTCGCCTTTGTAGCGAGCATGGGCGAGGCGAGCCTTACCGTGCAGACGATCTATTTTCAAATTTCATCATTCATCTTCTTCGGCGGAAGCGCGATCAGCATGGCAAACGAAGTGATCGTAGGCCGCCTCGTAGGCGCCGCCAAGCCGCAGGAGGCGTACCGACACACTTTTACCGCGCTGCGCTTTGGGCTTGGGGCGACGGCGCTTTTTGTCGCGATCGTGTTTTTAGCGCGCGAGCAGATCATGGAGCTACTGAGCCTAAACGAGGCGCACAAGCAGGTCATGCGGCCGCTTTTTTACTTAACGCTCGGGCTTGAGTTCGGACGGACGCTTAATATCGTCTTCGTAAACGCCCTGCGCGCAAGCGGCGACGCGAGGTTTCCCTTTGCGATGGGCGTGATCTTTATGTGGGGCGTCTCGATCCCCGTGGGCTGGCTTTTGGGCATTCATCTGGGGTATGGAATTTTGGGCGTTTGGATCGGGTTTTTCTGCGACGAGTGGCTGCGCGGCAGCGCCAATACGGCGCGATGGATAAGTAAAAAATGGCAGAGCAAAAAGTTAGTCTAA
- the abc-f gene encoding ribosomal protection-like ABC-F family protein — MALIELIDVTKKFGSHVVLDGVNFALDANERVAVIGKNGGGKSTLMKIIAGLCEIDEGRVITQNGLNIQMLAQTPKFDENLSVKDALRRELAEIYAALSEYDAISSKIAAQPENKELLARQDELIKFIEAKDGWQIDNKIEQVLQNFGLKIYENRSVCTLSGGEIRRVALGALVLKKPDVLLLDEPTNHLDVYMVKFLEEMLLSSKQTIVFISHDRYFIDRLATRSIEIEEGKISNFDGGYENYLRRKQEMLASLEKSHETLLKQLRAEEEWLHRGVKARLKRNEGRKARIMQMRQDAKKNPGAIRRVRLELERASRSFNGTGGDNRKKMLFECTNIGKILNGKVLFKGFSARVLQGERIGIVGANGAGKSTLLKILLGRSKIDAGEIKRGEIRIGYFDQTRSGITDDKSIIEIFCPNGGDHISVRGSYMHVYGYLKNFLFPKEFLDKPVGVLSGGEKNRLALAKLFTEQYDCLILDEPTNDLDIATINILEDYLLSFEGAVIIVSHDRYFIDKITNKLWVFEKNGTIDQIQMPYSQYLEFEDEMAEIDQIEADAGASASEDEGGRENKKEKTSAAKLSYKQNKILEEYPAKIEAIEARIKELNHALSTPEIYQKLGMQGLFEELEEKRGTLNSMENEYYEVLSLAESLK; from the coding sequence TTGGCTTTGATCGAGCTTATCGATGTTACGAAAAAATTCGGCTCTCATGTCGTTTTGGACGGCGTAAATTTCGCACTGGACGCTAACGAGCGCGTCGCCGTGATCGGCAAAAACGGCGGCGGCAAGTCCACGCTGATGAAGATAATTGCAGGTCTGTGCGAGATTGACGAGGGACGCGTGATCACTCAAAACGGGCTAAATATCCAGATGCTCGCTCAAACGCCTAAATTTGACGAAAATCTCTCAGTCAAAGACGCGCTGCGACGGGAGCTAGCCGAAATTTACGCCGCCCTTAGCGAATACGATGCGATCTCGAGCAAAATCGCCGCACAGCCCGAAAACAAGGAGCTTTTGGCGCGCCAGGACGAGCTGATTAAATTTATCGAGGCCAAGGACGGCTGGCAGATCGATAATAAGATCGAGCAGGTGCTGCAAAATTTCGGACTTAAAATTTACGAAAACCGCTCCGTCTGTACGCTTAGCGGCGGCGAAATTCGTCGCGTGGCGTTGGGTGCGCTGGTGCTTAAAAAGCCCGACGTGCTGCTGCTGGACGAGCCCACGAACCACCTCGACGTCTATATGGTGAAATTTTTAGAGGAGATGCTGCTTAGCTCGAAGCAGACGATCGTTTTTATCAGCCACGATCGCTACTTCATAGACCGCTTGGCGACGCGCAGTATCGAGATCGAAGAGGGTAAAATTTCAAATTTCGACGGCGGATACGAGAACTATCTGAGGCGCAAGCAGGAGATGCTTGCTTCGCTCGAAAAGTCCCACGAGACGCTGCTTAAACAGCTGCGCGCCGAGGAGGAGTGGCTGCACCGCGGCGTAAAAGCTCGCCTAAAGCGCAACGAAGGGCGCAAGGCGCGTATCATGCAGATGAGGCAGGATGCGAAGAAAAACCCGGGCGCGATCCGTCGCGTGCGGCTCGAGCTGGAGCGCGCGAGCAGGAGCTTTAACGGCACGGGCGGCGACAATCGCAAAAAAATGCTCTTTGAATGCACGAATATCGGTAAAATTTTAAATGGCAAGGTGCTTTTCAAGGGCTTTTCGGCGCGGGTTTTGCAGGGCGAGCGTATCGGTATCGTAGGCGCTAACGGCGCTGGCAAAAGCACTCTGCTTAAAATTCTACTCGGTCGCAGCAAGATCGATGCGGGCGAGATCAAACGCGGCGAGATCAGGATCGGCTACTTCGATCAGACCCGCAGCGGTATCACGGACGATAAAAGCATAATCGAAATTTTCTGCCCCAACGGCGGCGATCATATAAGCGTCCGCGGCAGCTACATGCACGTCTATGGGTATTTGAAAAATTTCTTGTTTCCGAAGGAATTTTTAGACAAACCCGTGGGCGTGCTTAGCGGCGGCGAAAAGAACCGCCTGGCGCTTGCCAAGCTCTTTACTGAGCAGTACGATTGCCTGATTTTGGACGAGCCCACAAACGATCTTGATATCGCGACGATCAATATTTTGGAAGACTATCTGCTAAGCTTCGAAGGTGCGGTAATCATCGTAAGCCACGATCGCTATTTCATCGATAAGATTACAAATAAGCTTTGGGTTTTTGAAAAAAACGGCACGATCGATCAAATTCAAATGCCCTATTCGCAGTATTTGGAGTTTGAAGACGAGATGGCGGAGATTGACCAGATCGAGGCCGACGCTGGCGCGAGTGCGAGCGAGGACGAAGGCGGTCGCGAAAACAAAAAGGAAAAAACGAGCGCCGCGAAGCTTAGCTACAAGCAGAATAAAATTTTAGAGGAGTATCCCGCTAAAATCGAGGCTATCGAGGCGCGTATAAAAGAGCTAAATCACGCGCTTTCGACGCCTGAAATTTATCAAAAGCTCGGTATGCAGGGGCTTTTTGAAGAACTTGAAGAAAAAAGAGGAACGTTAAACAGTATGGAAAATGAATATTACGAAGTGCTTTCGCTTGCCGAGAGCCTAAAGTAG
- the prmC gene encoding peptide chain release factor N(5)-glutamine methyltransferase, translated as MRIAEALRWGLGQCGSKYVAREILKFCERLEGEQLVLRCSEELAHEAEFRAKIAEFKDGRPLEYITQSCEFMGFKFYVDERVLIPRCETEILVKKALILAQSLGEPRICEIGTGSGIIAICLKKLLPSCRIAASDISADALEVARANAANLGADVEFLHCAYADEIAGEFDLIVSNPPYIANSYALDARVLQEPKQALFGGERGDEILKCIVLIAARRAKFLACEMGYDQKQSLSAFLREQGFRAEFYKDLAQFDRGFVARNLNRS; from the coding sequence ATGAGGATCGCTGAGGCGCTAAGATGGGGCTTGGGGCAGTGCGGCTCAAAATACGTCGCGCGCGAAATTTTAAAATTCTGTGAGCGCCTTGAAGGTGAGCAGCTCGTGCTAAGATGCTCGGAAGAGCTCGCGCATGAAGCGGAATTTCGCGCCAAGATAGCCGAGTTCAAAGACGGTCGCCCGCTTGAATACATCACGCAAAGCTGCGAGTTTATGGGCTTTAAATTTTACGTCGACGAGCGAGTGTTGATACCGCGCTGCGAGACCGAAATTTTAGTGAAAAAAGCTCTTATTTTGGCGCAGAGCTTGGGCGAGCCGCGCATTTGCGAGATCGGCACGGGCAGCGGCATAATAGCTATCTGTTTAAAAAAACTCCTTCCTTCTTGCCGCATCGCGGCCAGTGACATCAGCGCGGATGCGCTTGAGGTGGCGCGCGCAAACGCCGCAAATTTGGGCGCAGACGTCGAGTTTCTACACTGCGCCTACGCGGATGAGATCGCGGGCGAGTTTGATCTCATCGTCTCAAATCCGCCCTATATCGCAAACTCCTACGCATTGGACGCGCGCGTGCTGCAAGAGCCGAAACAGGCGCTGTTTGGCGGCGAGAGGGGGGATGAAATTTTAAAATGCATCGTGCTGATCGCTGCACGGCGCGCAAAATTTCTAGCCTGCGAGATGGGCTACGATCAAAAGCAGAGTTTGTCGGCGTTTTTGCGCGAGCAGGGCTTTAGGGCGGAATTTTACAAAGATTTGGCGCAGTTTGATCGCGGATTCGTCGCGCGAAATTTAAACAGATCGTAG
- a CDS encoding alpha/beta hydrolase-fold protein — MPIIYLHALDFGATGMGEIYELVSRQSGADFVLAAIYLNEVQWGDKLSPWAAKSPFKGVRDFAGGGAAHLEKFTDELIPRIERHVFGAGKPTWRACAGYSLAGLFSAYAAFASDKFQKIACVSASFWFSGFDAFVAAHSPQRGLAHVYASLGEAEMNPKNPRGALYGETARNFIAKCRSAGAKAEFEQNPGGHMQDEIARISKALLSLINS, encoded by the coding sequence GTGCCGATCATATACCTGCACGCCTTGGACTTTGGCGCGACCGGCATGGGCGAAATTTACGAGCTCGTCTCGCGACAAAGCGGCGCGGATTTCGTGCTTGCGGCGATCTATCTAAACGAGGTGCAGTGGGGCGATAAGCTTAGCCCGTGGGCGGCAAAATCGCCGTTTAAGGGGGTGCGCGATTTCGCAGGCGGCGGCGCGGCGCACTTAGAAAAATTTACGGACGAGCTGATCCCGCGTATCGAGCGGCACGTATTCGGCGCGGGAAAGCCTACGTGGCGAGCGTGCGCGGGATACTCGCTGGCGGGGCTTTTTAGCGCGTATGCGGCGTTTGCGAGCGATAAATTTCAAAAGATCGCCTGCGTCTCGGCGTCGTTTTGGTTTAGCGGCTTTGATGCCTTCGTCGCCGCGCACTCGCCGCAAAGGGGGTTGGCGCATGTCTACGCATCCTTGGGCGAGGCCGAGATGAACCCGAAAAATCCGCGCGGAGCACTCTACGGAGAGACTGCGCGAAATTTTATCGCAAAATGCCGCAGTGCGGGTGCGAAAGCGGAGTTTGAGCAAAATCCGGGCGGGCATATGCAAGATGAGATCGCAAGAATTTCAAAGGCGCTTTTAAGCCTCATAAATTCCTAA
- a CDS encoding YbgC/FadM family acyl-CoA thioesterase, producing the protein MQIKIYYEDTDAQGIVYHANYIKFCERARSEALMQAGVDFARADAHFVVSELCAKFLRPARLGDTLEIHTSLAALKNASAILRQEIYKIKDIKNVDFSELLYVQDVKIAFVKDGRPIKFSAEILEFFKSLR; encoded by the coding sequence ATGCAGATTAAAATTTACTACGAAGATACCGACGCGCAGGGCATCGTGTATCACGCCAACTACATTAAATTTTGCGAGCGGGCGCGCAGCGAGGCGCTTATGCAGGCAGGGGTGGACTTCGCGCGCGCGGACGCACACTTCGTAGTTAGCGAGCTTTGCGCTAAATTTCTCCGCCCCGCGCGCCTCGGCGATACGCTTGAAATTCACACGAGCCTAGCTGCGCTCAAAAACGCCAGCGCCATTTTGCGACAAGAAATTTACAAGATCAAAGATATTAAAAACGTAGATTTCAGCGAGCTTTTATACGTGCAGGACGTAAAAATCGCCTTCGTAAAAGACGGCAGGCCAATCAAATTTAGCGCCGAAATTTTAGAATTTTTCAAATCTTTGAGATAA
- a CDS encoding M48 family metallopeptidase codes for MVWFLIFLYALYTIYKISLDLLELSFIRAKLKEPAVVLSEDDYHKAGEVGAVNLKFNIFSHCFSFAVALIWILAGAGALQRAIYELAGDGIFAQSCFVTAFLIIGGAISLPLEIYKTFVKDRRLGFSTITPAVFVKDALKSLALTLVFGFAVASALVFCVNSLGTHWWVWGFLLSFGVVLLINLIYPTVIAPLFNKMQPLQQGELKERIEGLLQRCGFKSSGVFTIDVSKRDKRLNAYFGGFGATKKVVLFDTLIEKLSEDEILAVLGHELGHFKHGDVLKNLALSFVLLGATFAVFGNLPGGVFGALGLSEGGGATLVFMILFAPILHAFFEPVISKFSRMHEFSADRHGASMQDKKSMIGALKKLGSENKAFPLAHKIYAAVYHSHPSLYERIRELDEDR; via the coding sequence ATGGTTTGGTTTTTGATCTTTTTATACGCGCTTTACACGATTTATAAAATTTCGCTCGATCTGCTCGAGCTAAGCTTCATTCGCGCCAAGCTAAAAGAGCCTGCAGTGGTGCTTAGCGAGGATGATTATCACAAGGCGGGCGAGGTCGGCGCGGTAAATTTAAAATTTAATATATTTTCGCACTGCTTTTCTTTTGCGGTGGCGCTTATTTGGATACTTGCAGGCGCTGGCGCGTTACAGCGCGCAATATATGAGCTAGCTGGCGACGGGATTTTTGCGCAGAGCTGCTTCGTGACGGCGTTTTTAATTATCGGCGGCGCGATATCGCTTCCGCTTGAGATTTACAAAACCTTTGTTAAAGACAGACGCCTAGGCTTTTCCACGATAACGCCCGCCGTTTTCGTAAAAGACGCGCTAAAATCGCTTGCGCTCACGCTGGTTTTTGGCTTTGCAGTAGCCTCTGCGCTCGTTTTTTGCGTAAATAGCCTGGGCACGCACTGGTGGGTCTGGGGCTTTCTGCTAAGCTTCGGCGTAGTTTTACTGATAAATTTGATCTATCCGACCGTTATCGCACCGCTGTTTAATAAGATGCAGCCGCTACAGCAAGGTGAGCTAAAAGAGCGCATAGAGGGGCTTTTGCAGCGCTGCGGCTTTAAAAGTAGCGGCGTTTTTACGATCGACGTAAGCAAGCGCGACAAGCGCCTAAACGCCTATTTCGGCGGCTTCGGCGCGACGAAAAAGGTCGTGCTCTTCGACACGCTCATAGAAAAGCTGAGCGAGGATGAAATTTTAGCCGTTTTAGGGCACGAGCTCGGGCATTTCAAACACGGCGATGTTTTGAAAAATTTAGCGCTTAGCTTCGTGCTTTTGGGCGCGACATTCGCGGTATTCGGAAACCTTCCCGGGGGCGTGTTTGGCGCGCTGGGGCTTAGCGAGGGCGGGGGCGCGACGCTGGTTTTTATGATTTTGTTTGCGCCGATCTTGCATGCGTTTTTTGAGCCGGTGATCTCCAAGTTTAGCCGCATGCACGAATTTAGCGCGGACCGGCACGGTGCCAGCATGCAGGATAAAAAGAGCATGATCGGCGCGCTAAAGAAGCTGGGCAGCGAAAACAAGGCGTTTCCGCTCGCTCATAAAATTTACGCCGCGGTGTATCATTCGCACCCGAGCCTGTATGAGCGCATAAGAGAGCTTGATGAGGATCGCTGA
- a CDS encoding GNAT family N-acetyltransferase: MEFEILENSADFKPSDLDEIMVSIGWDTEQNAASVPPHETYRVWRTYDYVAIAKTQGKTVGVLEAFCDRDNFATSYLYCVIVHKDYQRRGIGTALVNAFNKRFAHTTTFVVTPLHKAEGAGEFLQKCGFKDASEHFTVHMRKRNSI, translated from the coding sequence ATGGAGTTTGAAATTTTAGAAAATTCCGCCGATTTTAAGCCTAGTGATCTGGATGAGATAATGGTCTCGATCGGTTGGGATACAGAGCAAAACGCAGCCTCCGTGCCGCCGCACGAGACATACAGGGTGTGGCGAACCTATGATTACGTGGCGATCGCCAAAACGCAAGGCAAGACCGTGGGGGTGCTGGAGGCGTTTTGCGACCGCGACAACTTCGCTACGAGCTATCTTTACTGCGTGATAGTTCATAAGGATTATCAAAGGCGCGGTATCGGCACGGCGCTCGTAAATGCCTTTAATAAGCGCTTTGCGCACACCACCACCTTTGTCGTAACCCCTCTGCACAAGGCCGAAGGCGCCGGAGAATTCCTACAAAAGTGCGGTTTTAAGGACGCGTCGGAGCACTTCACGGTCCACATGAGGAAGCGAAATTCGATCTAG
- a CDS encoding DUF4149 domain-containing protein, translating into MRAIFSIYIFIIAALIGIELSLGALVAPVVFFPQQITGEGVLSHFQSGKLMSEIFVKYGGILIAVSIICLVFEMINFNNNKSQSFRLRLSTLMLTLINIILALLFVLYFTDYVINAQKIGAEATMTQEFAQIHAASEWCMKLIIVFQMVLFFAKILPALAAKKAAPEQSAADAD; encoded by the coding sequence ATGCGCGCAATTTTTTCTATCTATATCTTCATCATCGCGGCCCTTATCGGCATCGAGCTCTCGCTCGGCGCACTCGTCGCGCCCGTGGTATTTTTTCCGCAGCAGATTACCGGAGAGGGCGTGCTATCGCACTTTCAAAGCGGCAAGCTAATGAGCGAGATCTTCGTAAAATACGGCGGCATCCTCATCGCAGTCTCGATCATCTGTCTCGTTTTTGAGATGATAAATTTCAACAATAACAAATCGCAATCCTTTCGCTTGCGCCTTTCGACTCTGATGCTGACGCTCATAAATATCATACTTGCCCTGCTTTTCGTGCTTTACTTTACCGACTACGTCATAAATGCCCAAAAGATCGGTGCAGAAGCGACGATGACGCAGGAATTTGCCCAAATCCACGCGGCTAGCGAATGGTGCATGAAACTCATCATCGTGTTTCAAATGGTGCTGTTTTTCGCAAAAATCCTCCCCGCCCTCGCCGCGAAAAAGGCAGCACCAGAGCAAAGCGCAGCCGATGCAGATTAA
- a CDS encoding type II toxin-antitoxin system RelE/ParE family toxin, producing MKIIQSKRFRAQLSKIVEFIAERSEDAAENFKNELFARAGELSFMPYKFRRSKSFDDDRIRDFVFKGFVIPYLIDEPNDTIVILAIFKQNLLR from the coding sequence TTGAAAATAATCCAGTCTAAAAGATTTCGCGCGCAGCTTAGCAAGATCGTAGAATTTATCGCAGAGCGCTCAGAGGATGCGGCAGAAAATTTTAAAAACGAGCTTTTTGCGCGAGCAGGCGAGCTTAGCTTTATGCCGTATAAATTTCGTAGATCAAAAAGCTTTGACGATGATAGAATTAGAGATTTTGTATTTAAGGGTTTCGTAATCCCGTATCTAATAGACGAACCCAACGATACAATCGTTATCCTAGCGATATTTAAGCAAAATCTATTGAGATAG